The genomic region CTCTTCTGAGTCCACAACATTATTTGGCTGTTGAGTGGAATATCATCAAGCCAGGTGAGGCTGCCAGGACAAGAGCGATGAGTGTTTGCCAAATATATTTGCCTGCTACAGCCGAAGGGCAGAAAGACAAGAAGTGACATGTTTCATATTCACTATagcataaacaaacatttcttcCACCAAAGCAGAAGCTGGCCCACTGCCTGAAACTGAAGTTGCTGTGCTCTACAAGTTTCTCCTTATTATATGTAATTATTGAATTAAATTACTATGCATATTTTGTCATATACTGGAAGATTGttgttactgtatatttgtgtggACATCCTCTCTATACTGAGTCGAGGTCTGTCCTGGTCTCGCCTCAGGCATGTGGTGTGACCTCGCTCTCTCTGCACGGCAACATGGCAGCAGTGCTGTGAAATGTCACTTTGCCATCGCTCATAGAGGCAGCGAGTTGCTGCAGGGCCTTATCCATGGTGGTGGGAAACAAATGGAACAAGAGTCACAGTTAAAGGTCAGACTACAAGGCTCGTGAACACAGCCAGAACAgctgcattcatttttaatgtgagCAGAATATATTCATACTAGGTAAGGGATTgttaaataactttaaattgtTAATGTAAATGGGAAAATAATAGCagcttgaaaatgaaaattctaAGTTTGAGCATTTTGGTACTGAAAAATGTTTACTGCTTTTTTTCAGCATCAAATAGAAAAACCTAACCTATAACCTaactctttttaaaaagtgtgtttgGCTTGAAGATTCTCCAGCAAGTTATAAGTAGGTAGTTTGGAAGATGTTATAACTACTCTGGTGAGAGAAACTAGCTCTGCTTTCTACCTCGATGTATAAATGAGTGTAGTTCCCCTGTAAGGACCAGCGAGAacagttaatattttaattaacatGCAGTGACTGGGGGGCCTTTATTACGATGATCCCAATTACTTTAGTTTCAAATTCTTGTCAGGTAGTTGATCCAACACTTTGGTCCAGAATGGAATAACTCTGCAACAACATGTTAGCACTTTTCATTATGAGATGTaatgctgacattagcattaCCTCAAATCACCACTGCACCTATGTACAGCCTTACTGAtactgtactgtgtactgtgtactgtgtactgcTAGCATGGACTCTTACTGTTGTGGCATTTTTATGACTCTCAGATTTAAAGGGTTTTGTTTCATACCTGGGCTATTtgccttttatttaatttatcatGAAATATTGTCTTGTCATGTAGTTCATGCAGCAGTTCTACAAATTCTATAATTtcagacagaaggaaaaaaagtctCCATTTATACACTTAACGTTTATAAGCGTAATAAATCAGAATCCAAGCCAAATAATGGTCAAAtgaatgttaaatattaaagatgttccaacacattttttattttattgtcacatGTACAACATAACAGTCACACTAAAACTCTTTCTGTGACTCTTCTTCCCACTGTGGATTATTAGACAGCATTAATTTCACAACACTTTAGTATTATGTGGtgagttttcagttttcaataTTAAAAGCACTTGTGGTTTAAGAAAATTAGTGTCATTAAGTTTAGTGCcaacaagtttttttttgtccagattTTCTTTTCGACTTGTCATTTGAAGTGGAACAGCAGAGTTCATTCCCTGACATTTATGAATAACTGAACAGTTCGCGTGCATCATACTGTGCTTCAATTACTTAAACACTTAAAGAGAGAATAGCAtttcaaaagagaaaacaacataaTAGAAGTCAAGACCAGCACTACTATTGCTGGTTCCTGCAAGTGATCTTTcaagttatgtttttttcctcccctgCTTTTTCCATCCTTCAGTTTCAGTTGTTTTCCCGCCTGTTTGTGACCAGTTTTGTCCATTTATTCAAGTAAATGcgttaaaagaaaaatagctTTTGCCACTACTACAGTGGTCTCCACTGATGAAAACATGGCCACAGAGAAAGATTTACAAGGAGAGTTTTGCTAAAGATGGACAAACAATCTCTCAAAGAACGCCACAGGATAgcatttgttcttgttttcatCACATTGTCCTTTATGCAGTGCAAATGTCTGACATGAATTCATCAATAAATTAAGTTCATGTGCAGTATGGTTTCAGGTCCATTAGCACACACAGGTCAGGTTGCTGGTGGACTCTGATCCTACATGAGCACGCAGCTTTTGGCCCGGTCCTTTCTAATGGCGGGTGGGTGCTCATGGATCTCAGTCCGAGGTGGCTGCTGGGAGACTCGCTTGAGGCCCCGACGAGAGCCAGCACGTTTGAGCTGAGGCCGGTGGATGCGGGACACAGATGCCAGGGTGGTGACATGGAATACATCACGGACGCTGTTCTCTGAATACTTAGAAGTACACTCTGCGTAGGCTACGGCACCAATCTGCCTCGCCAAGTTAGTGCcctgaaaacagagaaatataCAAAGTTTCACTGTTAAGACAAGTAAACAGCAAAGACCTAAAGTCATTTTTTACCACTGTGGTAGTGGCAGCAGTAGAGAGTGGATGTATCTATTTACACATCTACAACCTGTTACAATTCATAGTAGGCAGATGTAGCATTTACACAACATAACATTGGTACTTTGTCCTACGTGCATATATAGAGGACtctgaaatacatttattattataagcatatatgtgtatatgttaGTTTAGCCTTTGCTATCTGGAACATGCAGAAATCTAAGATCCTCCACATACAGTAGCTATGAAATATTCAAGGCTTATCTGTGTAACTGTAAAATTCAAGCATTAAAGCTCAGTTTATTCCCAGTAGTGGTTAACACCACCTTAAATCTGAACTGTTGAACCTGTATATGGTGCATACATTTTGCTTACATATTCTCTAATAACACTGACTTTGTGTGCCTGGGTGTATGTTGAAATAAGACAGAGCCTTAGTGTCATTAGCCAGTCCTTTTTTGGGTCTTAAATCTCTACTACGGCTGTTTCTGGGTTTATTTCAGTCTCTTTTGTATGATCAGATGGATTCTGTAACTTCTTTGGCAGTCAAATATCTAGTCTGTGTAACAGCATAGGCAGACGGCCATCTTTGTTAGAAATATGCTGTGCTGAAGTATCTGTCAGACGCTGCAGTATTATTTCTTAGTGAAAAACACTAGGGATAAGGCTTGTGCTACCAGGAGGGCTGCATTATTTTTGCATTAACGGAAACATTCCCACGCTTTAAGTCTTTATTTTGACTGCCTTAAACATATTACAGCTGGTGGTCCCACAGTTCCTGTGCAGTTTAATCAGGTGACTGCACCTCCCATCGGGATCACAGCGGTTTTTCAAGTGGCTGAAACATTCCAGTTTGTGGCCATGTGAATCACACCCCTTTGAATGGGACTAAAACTATATTTAgttgacaccacacacatttaaatacagcTGCAGCCACTTTCACCCTGTGCTCTGTTGTTCAtctttttctgtcatgttgACTGAGTCTGCCCAAAGTGGCGTCAGTTGTTTTTCCACAGAGGTACtgtgcttatgtttttttttttttctatgaaagACATAGATGAAAGCTGATGGTgacatctttttattttggtaaattaAAAAGATCTAGAATTGTGTCTTTATACAGTTTCAAGCAGCCCgtagtcattattattattgtggtaGCATCTTGTTTACCTATTTTCCACAGCATTTGTCTGacactataaatatataaatataaaactaatgTTGACTATATAACACAGTGTGAGTGTAATTAAACATGATATAGCTGCCAATGTGTGAGATCAATTTAAGCGTTCTTTGGGTTAGATGCGACCTGAGAGCAAAGTAAAAGAGGCTTCAAAGTGAGTGTTTTGATCAGAATTAATGCAAAAGGCAGAGAACTAATGTCAATGTTGTAAATAGCTGCTGTTACATTTTAAGGTTTGGTTTAATCAAAAGCTGTTGTGAACTTGGTGCTGAACCACTTAATGCAGGGAAACTAATCTGTGATCTTGACGGGCCAATTTTGACGCCATTACTGACAGGACAATGAAGGTTGTTACCTTTGCTACGCTGGCAGTTtgagaaaatattaatttgttgACAAAAGGCTGCCAAGAAGTGggaatttacatttacatgaaaATAGGCTATTAAAATTCATGCATGCCACTGTTCATCGCTccaagacacaaacaaaacaattgtATTATCACACatcctgctgtttgtctgcttctttttcagTCCCAGCCTTTTATACTCCTTGTGTTTCCATATTTTTGGAAGTTATGATCTGAAGCGAATGTGATTCTCTGAATTCATCTTCAGAAgttttgtttatgtgcacaAGGGAACAAAGTAATGGGTGTCATTTGTTTGAGATGATACTATTAGATTTGTAAGTAAATAGGTGTTACCATAGGCAAATGAAAATCACTGCAGTGGAAAATTACAAAGGACTGTACATTTGAACTCCTATACTAAGTAATACATGTTGCTGCATTATAATGTCACATAAATTATGTAAATACAGTTCAGTACTTCACATGTTTATTGTTAGGCTGTTGGAAACAGAACAGTAGTTAATTTCAAGCTAGGTTTGACACAGCTGATGCTCACAGATACTGGCTGGAAATGGAAAAGAATCCAAACAAATTTAAGCGATAAGTTGTGTTCATTCTGTGCTCCTCACCTGTTCATGGGTGACAGGAATGAGTCTGTTTTTGGAAAGTTCCCTCATGACGCTGAGGTCCGTCCTCATGTCCAACTTGCAGCCGACCAGCACTACTTTGGCATTGGGGCAGAACTCCTGGGTCTCACCCTGCCACTGTGTATTAAAAGATAAATACACGTCAGTGAATGGAGCCTTTAGGAATAAATACGTTGAACTGGTGATGATGATACACTACATGACCAATACATGACAATGTGGACATCTGAACCTTTAATTCGTATTTTGCCGCAGTGTGTTGCTATCACAGTCCCTGGTTGTTTCTGGAGGTTTTCAAGAAGCAGACCTTGAAAAAAGTTCAAATTTTCTAACCTTATAGTGTCACAGTCTGTATTTATTACATACTGTTCTATAAGCTGCGCTGATCTGACATCCCTTTGACCTGAACATGATTTCTGTCAAAGTCCAATTGTAATTTCAGATTTCCAGTGAAAGAGGAACCTTACGCCCCCTGAAAGTCCTATATTGCTAACATCGACTGGTTTAACTTCTCACTTTGCTGCAGTGATGTACAGGTGAACTCCATGACCCTGTGACATCACTGTTGGCTGCAGTCACGGGTACAACAGACACACCTGGAAGCTGTGATGCTTCTTGTGTTTAGAGATGAGAAAAGCTTGAAACTTTGAACCAGAGAGATAAACACTACTTATCAGCATCAAATAGCCAAAGCTGTCATCAATGTTTAATCAGATTAATCTTTTTAATTATGTCTATTTTGATCTTTAGTCATTTTagggtgttttttattttttattttttatttacaaataagcaatgtgtcattgtgtttgatCACCTTTGACAGACCTAGATTGTATTTCATCTTCTCACTTGTAATGGTGCAGGGtgcaagaaaataaatactTGAATTATACAGCCAATAGATTTTCGTTAACTACAGCATGAGCTTACAACAGCATGATGCTCATGGTCAGAAATTCTGGAGaaggcagagaaacagagacagataatACTCATTACAGAGCATAGAAATGACTCAAACTATTAAATTCTTTCTGCTGTCCTCACGCTCTGAGACTCCTTTCATTATCTCCTCACACCATGGCACAGGGAACCACTTTGAACACTGTTGCCCCATTTGTTCTCCCTTACAAAGAAATCCTTTCTGCCAAATGCCTGTGTCGCTGCTGTTACGAGCTCCAtagtgttgtgctgttgtgcGGAGTGAGCTGTTCCCTTTCAATAGGCCTCTTCGCTGAACAGTGTGCAACTGGTGAATACCAGTAATTTAGATGAGTCACAAAGCACCCAAGAGCAGCTTATTGTTTGCCTTAATGTTAAGAATTGGTGAGAGTTTAAAAGAGCATAAAGAGCAGAATGCGATCTGTCGGAGCTGAGTTTATGAAATAGTGAAAATGGAGACTGGATGTTTTTGATCAATTTAGCTGATCGTTTAGGTTCAAAATATATGTGCAACCTAGAATAGCcacacattattaaaaatacacatacaaatacaaaaaaccACCAGGAAAGAGTGTAGCTACCCACTGGTGTCTTCACCTTTTTTCCTGTGAAGTAGCATGACCTTGGGGGATGGTAATTTCTGCCCGTGAGTCTTTCCACCACTTAATAAAATACCTCAACAACTACTGGATtgattgaaataaaattttgtagAAAACGAATCTTACGGACTTGGGTGATCAGCTGACCTCTGCTGTATTCACATTCAGTGCATTATAAAAATTCAGTACCTCAATacaaacagacaggaaaatAATAAAGATAGCATATAGATGACATGATGCAGCTAGAAAGAAGGATTTAAAAAAGCCAATAGCCAAGTAGAGACAGGGATAACATCTTAGGTTGTGTAATTCTGAATGAGAGAGATATACTGACAGCCTAATATGGAAGGTATTGAATGAGTGTTTGAAGAGAGACTGGGCTGAAGAGAACAAAGGATGcaaaaaaggaagaaggaagCACTAAGGATTCAAGGGGTATTTTTGTAGCTTAGCAATGCTGAGAAAGAATAGATCGTCTAAAAGGAAAATTGGAGGGCACAGAAATTGGTTAGGCTGTCACAAATGGCAGAAGAAAAAGTGCTATGTACTGCCAGGGTATGATTTGAGAAGGGACGCTTTCAGAAAATAAGAACATGCTGAAGTAAATGGAAACAAGACATAATGGTACCTACTTAAGGAAAATAAATTAGGTGCTTAGGAGGTTACTTGAGGGAaagttgtctttgttttgcctATAAATACAGTCACCTCTCGACATGGCACTTTGGCATCCTACGAATGCATTGTGAAATCAGTATATTCACCACTAAGGTCATTTGATAAGGTCAAAGTTCAGGTTAGTTCTCAAGTGGACCCCCTGTAGCTGTGAGAGTTTGACCACCATAAAAAATAAGCGTTTTGTCTCGTCTTGATGATGTCATTGATGAGCGATGGTGCTGACTGCAGGAATGTCTGCAGACTGAAAGGAGGTCCAACGCTTTAACACATGAGATGCCCAATGTTCACACATTATTACGTAGTGAAAAATCACATCTGACAACATCTAATAATGTTGTTGTACACGTGGCATGTGTTGTACTGTATTACCACAGTCTTGCAAATATTAGAACTGTCTGTTGAGGCTGTTTTGCAGTCGGCTGTCCTTGTAAGAGGCAAAACGTTCCTCCGCCATGtaagagaaaaaacattaaaggaCACAATCACACTTCTGTTAATGTGACAGACCTTTTTCAGGACACTCTCCAGTGTCTCAGGACGGCTGATGTCAAAGCAGATGAGTACAGCATCTGAGTCAGGATAAGCCAACGGCCGCACATTGTCGTAGTATGCTGAACCTGTGGGCGAAAAATAGACACAGACATGACCAACATTTCCAGCTGAATTATATGtaatttagtttttctgctgaagagttaacttttttttatcacaaaGTGAGTCATTACGGAGCACCTTTGGCAGTAATAACTGTGATTAAACGTAATTACCATGCACCTAGCCACTCTGTAGATGACAATGAGTGGGTGTGATTCATTGCTTTGGAAATGAACAGAGGGGCCTCGTTCATAACCCCTGGTCTGTTTGTCTGATGATCTTGAATAAGCCATCAGACAGACATGTGACAGTGATATAATGAATGGCTTGCACAAACGGTCACCTGGTATTTTACAATGGCATGCTTTTTTGCTAGGGGCCCAGAATGAATTGAGCATTGTGACCTGGGCAAGAGGACACATTCCTATCCAGAGGGGACAGCATtc from Mastacembelus armatus chromosome 19, fMasArm1.2, whole genome shotgun sequence harbors:
- the LOC113136028 gene encoding rho-related GTP-binding protein RhoN-like yields the protein MESKGLLRCKIVVVGDTQCGKTALLHVFAKDSYPENYVPTVFENYTASFEIDKQRIELNMWDTSGSAYYDNVRPLAYPDSDAVLICFDISRPETLESVLKKWQGETQEFCPNAKVVLVGCKLDMRTDLSVMRELSKNRLIPVTHEQGTNLARQIGAVAYAECTSKYSENSVRDVFHVTTLASVSRIHRPQLKRAGSRRGLKRVSQQPPRTEIHEHPPAIRKDRAKSCVLM